One Desulforhopalus sp. DNA segment encodes these proteins:
- a CDS encoding SPFH domain-containing protein: MTNRMKYALIALAVLVLGEGIWLWGFCRFYVGPNEMAIITAKNGTPLEPGQILARDGQQGIREETLGEGRHFLNPVLYDWEIVPVILVEPGKVAIITSKIGKKLEEGEFIAERGEKGIWRSVLGPGKYRMNPHGYHIETVDAISIPIGYAGVVTSLSGAQADSGEFAGNDEKGVRRDVLQPGLYYVNPKEYKVDVVEIGINQVSLLGRSGGKVVTKARQLGSNEALNVLQSAVLEKQEAKRQDYFSKRSSSSAVQDQKFKTGKQVDFAKGKPVPAPAPAPLEEGEMSLTELVSFPSRDGFQISLDMTVEFELAPESIADIFRRYGDLPAVVDKIIMPQITSISRNKGSEYRAKDFIVGEGREKFQNDITASLEQTLGTKGIKVYNALIRHVEVPDEIREPIQQASIAVEQDLTNKERQNTARKEAELNTEVSLIQQRGEQVQQETEKLKAEIAADLGKQVAEIQAETLMKAAEIKKLTAAIAADKVRVLGQAKATALQKVDGERANGLKLKTAVFNDPGAYVQWRFAETLNPAVKVNIIHSGEGTLWTDLEKTGFAELGGAKQLQKK; the protein is encoded by the coding sequence ATGACAAATAGGATGAAGTACGCCCTGATCGCCCTGGCTGTCTTGGTCCTTGGCGAAGGAATATGGCTGTGGGGATTCTGCCGCTTTTATGTCGGACCCAACGAGATGGCGATTATCACTGCCAAAAACGGCACCCCCTTGGAGCCGGGACAGATACTTGCCCGCGACGGTCAGCAGGGCATTCGCGAAGAGACCCTCGGCGAAGGCCGGCATTTTCTCAATCCGGTGTTATACGATTGGGAGATTGTGCCGGTCATCCTTGTTGAACCCGGCAAGGTGGCAATTATCACCTCAAAGATCGGCAAAAAGCTCGAAGAGGGTGAGTTCATCGCCGAACGCGGCGAGAAGGGTATCTGGCGCAGCGTCCTTGGCCCCGGTAAATACCGGATGAATCCGCACGGCTACCATATCGAAACCGTCGATGCCATCAGCATCCCCATCGGCTATGCCGGGGTTGTTACCTCACTGTCCGGTGCCCAGGCCGACAGCGGCGAGTTCGCCGGCAATGACGAGAAGGGTGTGCGCCGCGATGTACTGCAGCCGGGCCTGTACTATGTCAACCCCAAGGAATATAAGGTCGATGTCGTGGAGATCGGCATCAATCAGGTATCTCTTCTTGGTCGAAGCGGCGGCAAGGTGGTCACCAAGGCTCGGCAACTCGGCAGCAATGAGGCCCTGAACGTCCTGCAGTCGGCGGTCCTTGAGAAACAGGAGGCCAAACGGCAGGATTACTTCAGCAAGCGTTCGTCCTCGTCGGCGGTGCAGGACCAAAAGTTCAAGACCGGCAAGCAGGTCGATTTCGCCAAGGGCAAACCGGTCCCGGCACCGGCACCGGCGCCCCTTGAAGAAGGCGAGATGAGCCTCACCGAACTGGTGAGCTTTCCGTCACGCGACGGCTTTCAGATCAGTCTCGATATGACGGTGGAGTTTGAACTGGCGCCGGAGAGCATTGCCGATATCTTCAGGCGCTACGGCGACCTGCCGGCGGTGGTCGACAAGATCATCATGCCGCAGATTACCTCCATCTCCCGCAACAAAGGCTCGGAGTACCGGGCCAAGGACTTCATTGTCGGCGAAGGCCGGGAGAAATTCCAGAATGATATCACCGCATCCCTGGAGCAAACCCTTGGTACCAAAGGGATCAAGGTCTATAACGCCCTGATCCGCCACGTCGAGGTACCCGACGAGATACGCGAACCGATTCAACAGGCGAGCATTGCCGTCGAACAGGATCTGACCAACAAGGAACGGCAGAACACCGCCCGCAAAGAGGCGGAATTGAACACCGAGGTGTCGTTGATCCAGCAGCGCGGCGAACAGGTGCAGCAGGAGACAGAGAAGCTGAAGGCGGAAATCGCCGCCGACCTCGGCAAACAGGTGGCGGAGATTCAGGCCGAGACCCTGATGAAGGCGGCGGAGATCAAGAAACTCACCGCGGCCATTGCCGCCGATAAGGTGCGTGTCCTTGGTCAGGCGAAGGCCACTGCCCTGCAGAAGGTCGATGGTGAAAGGGCCAACGGTCTCAAGCTGAAAACGGCGGTGTTCAACGATCCCGGCGCCTACGTCCAGTGGCGATTTGCCGAAACCCTCAATCCGGCGGTGAAGGTGAACATCATCCATTCCGGTGAAGGCACCCTGTGGACCGATCTTGAGAAGACCGGCTTTGCCGAACTCGGCGGCGCCAAACAGCTGCAGAAGAAATAG
- a CDS encoding TRAP transporter small permease — translation MESFDKFVIFVAERLKMLGAAFLFAMAVLTCVDVVGRLLGHPIFGAVELVSFMGVFAVALALPITQVRKGHVGVELLTSRLPARLRLFLFLCTESLSLALFVVVTWRMFLFGGRLKTSGEVSMNLHLPEYVIVYVLACCCAVLCLVFFSSILKTFRKFLKS, via the coding sequence ATGGAATCTTTCGATAAATTTGTAATCTTTGTCGCGGAACGGTTGAAGATGCTCGGCGCCGCCTTCCTTTTCGCCATGGCGGTGCTTACTTGCGTCGATGTCGTAGGCCGACTGCTCGGCCATCCGATCTTCGGGGCCGTCGAACTCGTCAGTTTCATGGGGGTCTTTGCCGTCGCCCTGGCTCTGCCGATCACCCAAGTACGAAAGGGCCATGTCGGGGTCGAGCTGCTGACCAGCAGGCTGCCGGCCCGCCTGCGCCTGTTTCTCTTTCTCTGTACGGAGAGCCTCAGCCTTGCGCTCTTCGTAGTCGTCACCTGGCGGATGTTTCTTTTCGGGGGACGGTTGAAGACCTCCGGTGAGGTATCTATGAACCTGCACCTCCCTGAATATGTGATTGTGTATGTCTTGGCATGTTGTTGTGCGGTCCTCTGCCTGGTCTTTTTCTCTTCGATTCTTAAAACCTTCAGAAAATTTTTGAAATCATGA
- a CDS encoding biotin/lipoyl-binding protein, giving the protein MKMFKIRINGNEYQVEVEEVTNAASPAPARAAQPAAARPAPQEIKKPASPAAAPVQNGATTIQAPMPGTILDVRVKAGDKVAKGQTLMILEAMKMENEILAPHDCVIGRVQVEKGASVNAGDVLITLA; this is encoded by the coding sequence ATGAAGATGTTCAAGATACGGATAAATGGCAATGAATACCAGGTTGAGGTCGAGGAAGTCACCAACGCGGCATCTCCTGCACCGGCCAGGGCAGCGCAACCCGCCGCCGCCCGTCCTGCGCCGCAGGAGATAAAAAAACCGGCAAGCCCGGCGGCGGCCCCTGTTCAGAATGGTGCCACCACCATCCAGGCCCCGATGCCGGGAACCATTCTCGATGTCCGGGTGAAGGCAGGAGACAAGGTCGCTAAGGGCCAGACCCTGATGATTCTTGAGGCGATGAAGATGGAAAATGAGATCCTTGCCCCCCATGATTGCGTCATCGGCCGTGTACAGGTGGAAAAAGGGGCCTCGGTCAATGCCGGGGATGTTCTCATTACTCTCGCGTAA
- a CDS encoding sodium ion-translocating decarboxylase subunit beta: protein MYEALADFIRSMGVANLTFGSILMIGIACLLIYLAIAKGFEPLLLIPIAFGVLLTNLPLADMMAPPVMEIKEKIIHTVQPGGLMYYLFQGDHLGIFPPLIFLGVGAMTDFGPLIANPKSLLLGAAAQFGIFLTFMGAIGSGLFSAQEAASIGIIGGADGPTAIFLASRLAPHLLGSIAIAAYSYMAMVPIIQPPIMRLLTTKEERCIVMTQLRTVSKKERIIFPIVVTIIVALIVPPATSLIGMLMVGNLFRECGVASRLEDTAKNALINSITIFLGMSVGATATAENFLKVETLAILVLGVSAFAIGTAAGVLLAKLMNKVMGGGINPLIGSAGVSAVPMAARVSQVVGQKDNPGNFLLMHAMGPNVAGVIGSAVSAGVLLSLFK from the coding sequence ATGTATGAAGCTTTAGCTGATTTCATCAGGAGCATGGGGGTCGCCAATCTCACCTTCGGCTCCATTCTGATGATCGGTATCGCCTGCCTGCTGATTTATCTGGCCATTGCCAAGGGGTTCGAACCGCTGCTCCTCATTCCAATCGCCTTTGGCGTGCTGCTCACCAACCTGCCGCTGGCCGATATGATGGCCCCGCCTGTCATGGAAATCAAGGAAAAGATCATCCATACTGTGCAGCCGGGCGGACTTATGTACTATCTTTTCCAGGGAGACCATCTGGGCATTTTCCCGCCGTTGATTTTTCTGGGTGTCGGCGCCATGACCGACTTTGGTCCCCTGATCGCCAATCCAAAATCCCTGCTCCTCGGGGCGGCGGCGCAGTTCGGCATCTTCCTCACCTTTATGGGAGCCATCGGCTCCGGCCTGTTCTCGGCCCAGGAAGCTGCATCCATAGGCATTATCGGTGGTGCCGACGGTCCGACGGCAATCTTTCTCGCCTCCCGCCTTGCTCCCCATCTTCTCGGATCAATTGCCATTGCCGCCTACTCGTATATGGCCATGGTACCGATCATTCAACCGCCGATCATGCGCCTTTTGACCACCAAGGAAGAGCGGTGCATCGTCATGACCCAGCTGCGTACCGTCTCCAAGAAGGAGAGGATCATCTTCCCGATAGTCGTCACCATCATCGTCGCCCTCATCGTTCCGCCGGCCACTTCGCTCATCGGTATGCTGATGGTCGGCAACCTCTTCCGGGAATGCGGCGTGGCCAGCCGACTGGAGGACACCGCCAAGAACGCCCTTATCAACTCCATCACCATCTTTCTCGGGATGTCGGTGGGGGCGACAGCCACCGCCGAGAACTTTCTCAAGGTTGAGACTTTGGCCATCCTGGTTCTCGGTGTCTCGGCCTTTGCCATCGGCACTGCAGCTGGGGTGTTGCTTGCCAAGTTGATGAACAAGGTAATGGGTGGCGGGATCAACCCGCTCATCGGCTCGGCTGGGGTATCGGCGGTACCGATGGCCGCCCGGGTGTCCCAGGTCGTCGGCCAGAAAGATAATCCCGGCAACTTCCTGCTGATGCACGCCATGGGGCCGAATGTTGCAGGTGTCATTGGGTCCGCTGTTTCAGCTGGCGTACTGTTGTCTCTTTTCAAATAA
- a CDS encoding OadG family protein, with protein MGISELLVQLANPEAIKTLSFTEKMAGGLLVTFLGMGITFLALILLQVIIDLLARIMVKMERPAEEVGGTVLLENTALETVEKDNDEENSDEEEIVAVITAAVAMQMQTAAENVVIRNIRKIEVPATQWRIAGILDQMNTRL; from the coding sequence ATGGGAATTTCAGAACTCCTGGTGCAGCTGGCCAACCCTGAGGCCATCAAGACCCTTTCTTTTACAGAGAAGATGGCCGGCGGTCTGCTCGTCACCTTCCTGGGCATGGGTATTACCTTTCTCGCCCTTATTCTCCTGCAGGTTATTATCGATCTGCTGGCCCGGATTATGGTGAAAATGGAAAGACCGGCGGAGGAGGTGGGGGGAACAGTCCTCCTCGAAAATACCGCCCTGGAAACCGTCGAGAAAGATAATGACGAGGAAAACAGTGACGAGGAAGAAATCGTCGCCGTGATTACCGCCGCCGTGGCAATGCAGATGCAGACGGCCGCGGAAAACGTGGTGATCCGCAATATCAGAAAAATTGAGGTCCCGGCAACGCAGTGGCGCATCGCTGGGATCCTCGACCAGATGAATACGAGACTCTAA
- a CDS encoding TRAP transporter large permease, producing MSPTTTGIIGIVLMVAMFMTRMPVAYVMAMAGVLGFAVLSSMQGGLNLLAKDFYEVFSSYGLTTIPLFILMGQLAFNSGISTKLYSSAYKFLGHTRGGLAVATVAACTAFGAVCGSSAATAATMATVGLPEMRKFGYSDALAAGSVAAGGGLGMIMPPSVVLIIYGILTEQSIGKLFMAGIIPALLVTVLFIITVMIWCFFRPEDGPRGEAFTWKEKIKSLAGMGETLLVFLLVIGGLFFGIFTATEAAGVGVIGVLAVALLFRQLTWKSFVDALYETLRTSCMIMMLVAGATVLGKFLAVTRIPYDIANLIGGFHLPPLLIFGMVVMVYFIGGCFMDSLALVMLTVPVFFPLIVGLGFDPIWFGIIIVLVTEMGVITPPVGLNVYVVYGVARTLPGGIPLESIFKGIAPFTLAVLVGTIILSVFPQLVLLLPNMMH from the coding sequence ATGAGCCCCACAACAACAGGCATAATTGGCATTGTCCTCATGGTCGCGATGTTCATGACGCGAATGCCGGTGGCCTACGTCATGGCCATGGCCGGCGTCCTCGGTTTTGCCGTGCTCAGCTCGATGCAGGGCGGCCTGAATCTCCTGGCCAAGGATTTTTACGAGGTTTTTTCGTCGTATGGATTGACGACGATTCCGCTCTTCATCCTCATGGGTCAGCTGGCCTTTAACTCCGGCATCAGCACCAAACTGTACTCCTCGGCCTATAAGTTTCTTGGCCACACCCGGGGCGGCCTGGCCGTCGCCACCGTTGCCGCCTGTACCGCCTTTGGCGCGGTATGCGGCTCAAGCGCGGCAACCGCTGCGACCATGGCTACCGTTGGTCTGCCGGAGATGCGCAAGTTCGGCTACAGCGACGCCCTGGCTGCCGGGTCGGTGGCCGCTGGTGGCGGCCTCGGAATGATCATGCCGCCGAGCGTTGTCCTTATCATCTACGGCATCCTCACCGAACAATCCATCGGCAAACTCTTTATGGCTGGGATTATCCCGGCCCTTCTGGTGACAGTGCTGTTTATTATCACCGTCATGATCTGGTGTTTTTTCCGGCCGGAAGATGGGCCGCGCGGCGAAGCTTTCACCTGGAAGGAGAAAATCAAATCCTTGGCGGGCATGGGCGAGACCCTGCTGGTCTTCCTCCTGGTCATCGGCGGCCTGTTTTTCGGTATCTTTACCGCCACCGAGGCGGCTGGTGTCGGGGTCATCGGGGTGCTGGCGGTTGCCCTGCTCTTTCGACAACTGACCTGGAAGTCCTTTGTTGATGCCCTCTACGAGACCCTGCGAACCTCCTGCATGATCATGATGCTGGTGGCCGGCGCCACCGTCCTCGGCAAGTTCCTGGCGGTGACCCGCATTCCCTACGACATCGCCAACCTGATCGGCGGCTTCCATCTGCCGCCGCTGTTGATCTTCGGCATGGTGGTCATGGTCTATTTTATCGGCGGCTGCTTCATGGACTCCCTGGCCCTGGTTATGCTTACCGTGCCGGTCTTCTTCCCGCTGATCGTCGGCCTGGGCTTTGATCCCATCTGGTTCGGCATCATCATCGTCCTGGTCACCGAGATGGGGGTCATCACCCCGCCGGTCGGCCTCAATGTCTATGTAGTATACGGTGTGGCGAGAACCTTGCCGGGGGGAATCCCCCTCGAATCGATCTTTAAGGGGATTGCCCCTTTCACTCTGGCCGTTCTGGTCGGCACAATCATCCTTTCGGTCTTTCCTCAGCTGGTGCTGCTACTGCCCAACATGATGCATTAA
- a CDS encoding SPFH domain-containing protein, which yields MAEQQKPEQQELVLVKKRFGMRMPSLPTLPRLPIIPAAIIGAVLAAGIFLWFFCRIEPDAGEIAVLIRKTGDNLPSGQVLALAPGQKGIQLEVLPEGRYFKNPYTWSWRIHRILDVPAGKLGVMTRLYGEEQPPGSIIAADNQRGIMQEILRPGKYRINPYAYHVALFDAININPGYVGVVTDLTGKDVLSDELEPGERNTFMVKDGLKGVSGSLLDPGTHYLNPYMYNVVEVNTQSQRFEMSGKDVINFLTLDGFSVTVEGTIEFSIERGESAYLTHRVGDMDDIIKKLILPRARGFSRIEGSKHPAVNFIVGETRQKFQSDLENHLRARTKGWGVDIKSVLVRKIIVPDEIASINRDRELAVQDAAKYEQQIVQAQSKAELTKQEMLAVQSKEKVEADTKRIRAVIDAQQDQSVRLIAAQKELEVAKLEYQAAASQAEAILLTADGEKDSIKAQNEAEAGVLKNRVSSFGGGDTFARYTLYEKVGPQVNSVLSSDSAEGLGRIFSTFAPAKGGAK from the coding sequence ATGGCCGAACAACAGAAACCTGAACAGCAGGAGCTGGTACTGGTGAAAAAGCGGTTTGGAATGCGTATGCCAAGCCTGCCGACCTTGCCGAGACTGCCGATTATACCGGCGGCGATTATCGGCGCAGTGCTTGCCGCTGGTATCTTTCTCTGGTTTTTTTGCCGGATCGAGCCGGATGCCGGGGAGATAGCGGTGCTCATCCGCAAGACCGGCGACAACCTGCCTTCCGGGCAGGTCCTGGCCCTTGCCCCGGGGCAGAAGGGCATTCAACTGGAGGTGCTTCCCGAGGGCCGGTATTTCAAGAACCCCTATACCTGGAGCTGGCGGATTCACCGTATCCTTGATGTCCCGGCCGGAAAACTGGGGGTCATGACCCGTCTCTACGGTGAGGAACAACCGCCCGGCAGTATCATTGCTGCTGATAATCAGCGGGGGATCATGCAGGAGATCCTCCGCCCCGGTAAGTACCGCATCAACCCCTATGCCTACCATGTCGCCCTCTTCGACGCCATCAACATCAACCCCGGCTATGTCGGCGTGGTGACCGATCTCACCGGTAAGGATGTCCTGAGCGATGAACTTGAACCGGGCGAACGGAACACCTTTATGGTCAAGGACGGCCTGAAAGGGGTGTCTGGCAGCCTTCTTGATCCCGGCACCCACTACCTCAACCCCTATATGTATAACGTTGTCGAGGTGAACACCCAAAGTCAGCGCTTTGAGATGTCCGGCAAGGATGTCATCAACTTCCTGACCCTGGACGGCTTTTCGGTGACGGTCGAGGGAACCATCGAGTTCAGCATCGAGCGGGGTGAGTCCGCCTATCTGACTCACCGGGTAGGCGATATGGACGATATCATTAAAAAACTGATCCTGCCACGGGCCAGAGGCTTTAGTCGCATCGAGGGCAGCAAGCATCCGGCGGTCAACTTTATCGTCGGTGAGACCAGACAGAAATTTCAGAGTGATCTGGAAAACCATCTGCGGGCCAGGACCAAGGGCTGGGGGGTTGATATCAAATCGGTGCTGGTCAGGAAGATAATTGTCCCCGACGAGATCGCCAGCATTAACCGCGACCGTGAGCTGGCGGTGCAGGATGCCGCCAAATACGAGCAACAGATCGTCCAGGCACAATCAAAAGCCGAGTTGACCAAGCAGGAGATGCTGGCGGTGCAGAGCAAGGAAAAGGTCGAGGCTGATACCAAACGCATCCGCGCCGTCATCGACGCCCAGCAGGACCAGAGCGTTCGCCTCATTGCCGCCCAGAAGGAACTGGAAGTGGCAAAACTTGAGTACCAGGCGGCGGCCTCCCAGGCCGAGGCGATCCTGCTTACCGCCGATGGTGAAAAGGATTCTATCAAGGCCCAGAACGAGGCGGAGGCCGGGGTTCTGAAAAACCGGGTAAGCTCCTTTGGTGGCGGCGATACCTTTGCCCGCTACACCCTCTATGAAAAGGTCGGGCCGCAGGTGAACTCGGTACTCAGCAGCGATTCTGCCGAAGGCTTGGGGCGGATATTTAGCACCTTTGCACCGGCGAAAGGAGGTGCAAAATGA
- a CDS encoding MBOAT family protein — MLFSSIIFLCLFLPLTLIVYFFAGTKLRNIVLLIASLLFYAWGEVGYIVVLLYTILINWLCGLLLDATALRRQVSRFVLALGVAANLLPLIYFKYGNFLVENCNAVVAKFAHPGIVTDSIYLPIGISFFTFKAISYLIDVYRRDVEMQRSPLNFALYISLFPHLIAGPIVRYRDVARHIVERHISFEDLGQGIYRFVTGLGKKILIANQLGAVADHIFSLSPEGLPASLLWLGILTYTLQIYYDFSGYSDMAIGLGRMFGFHFLENFNYPYSSLSIQEFWRRWHISLSTWFRDYLYIPLGGNKKGEVRTYVNLILVFSLCGLWHGASWTFLIWGLYHGLFLALERSILGKLLNSLPVVVRAMYTFFVIMIGWIFFRSETIAYALLYIKSLVNFGKPAYLDGPLFTAMANEFYAALVFAIIFATPLFPYFKRKWEDCREVAVGWKSIAFHFVSTAIYVAFIGTVLIYGAAQVFGDSHNPFIYSRF; from the coding sequence ATGCTATTTAGCTCGATAATATTTCTTTGTCTGTTCTTACCTCTGACGCTGATAGTGTATTTCTTTGCAGGAACCAAGCTACGAAATATCGTTTTATTGATAGCCAGCTTGTTATTTTATGCGTGGGGCGAAGTTGGTTATATAGTAGTGTTGTTGTATACAATACTGATTAATTGGCTTTGCGGCTTATTGCTTGATGCAACTGCTTTAAGACGTCAGGTCAGCCGTTTTGTTCTGGCATTAGGTGTTGCAGCAAACCTTCTTCCTTTAATATATTTCAAATATGGCAATTTCTTAGTTGAAAACTGCAATGCAGTAGTAGCCAAATTTGCTCACCCGGGCATCGTCACAGACAGTATTTACCTGCCCATCGGCATATCCTTTTTTACCTTCAAGGCCATATCGTATCTTATCGATGTCTACAGAAGAGATGTCGAAATGCAACGCAGTCCTCTTAACTTTGCCCTCTATATCTCACTTTTCCCCCATTTAATTGCCGGACCGATTGTCCGCTATCGCGATGTTGCAAGGCATATCGTTGAAAGACATATATCTTTTGAAGACCTTGGCCAGGGAATCTATAGATTTGTTACCGGACTCGGAAAGAAAATTTTAATTGCCAATCAATTAGGCGCCGTTGCCGATCATATATTTTCCTTATCGCCGGAAGGCTTGCCGGCAAGTCTGCTGTGGTTGGGGATACTTACATATACACTACAAATATACTACGACTTTTCCGGATACTCTGATATGGCTATTGGTCTCGGACGGATGTTCGGATTTCATTTTCTGGAAAACTTCAATTACCCCTATAGCTCATTATCGATACAAGAATTCTGGCGCAGATGGCATATATCGCTATCCACATGGTTTAGAGATTACCTGTATATACCTTTGGGGGGAAATAAAAAGGGAGAGGTACGAACCTATGTGAATTTGATACTGGTTTTTTCCTTATGCGGCCTCTGGCATGGAGCAAGCTGGACCTTTCTGATCTGGGGACTGTATCATGGCCTGTTTCTCGCCCTGGAAAGAAGCATCCTCGGAAAATTGTTAAACTCCCTGCCTGTTGTGGTGCGGGCTATGTATACATTCTTCGTTATTATGATTGGCTGGATATTCTTTCGATCAGAGACAATTGCATATGCGCTGCTCTATATCAAATCTTTAGTGAATTTTGGCAAACCTGCGTATCTGGACGGCCCCTTGTTTACTGCAATGGCCAATGAATTTTATGCCGCTCTGGTATTTGCGATTATTTTTGCGACACCATTGTTTCCATATTTTAAGCGGAAGTGGGAAGATTGCCGTGAGGTGGCTGTCGGATGGAAAAGTATCGCTTTCCACTTTGTTTCGACCGCTATTTATGTAGCTTTTATTGGTACTGTGTTAATTTATGGGGCTGCTCAAGTTTTTGGTGATTCACACAACCCTTTCATATATTCCCGATTTTAA
- a CDS encoding methylmalonyl-CoA carboxyltransferase: MSFDKREYLLKKKEKIALGGGQQRIDKQHAQGKMTARERLVYLFDPNTFVEQDAFIKNRCTRFGMDKLDLDGESVVTGYGKIDGRLAYAFSQDFTITGGALGEMHARKIVKAMDAAVKVGAPIIGLNDSGGARIQEAVDALSGYGDIFYRNAIYSGVVPQISAVMGPCAGGAVYSPALTDFIFMVNKTSQMFITGPQVIKTVTGEQVTAEDLGGAMTHNSVSGNVHFIAETDQDCLDGIRRLVGYLPSNNMETPPEAGGVRNVNRFFHELNEIIPDNPNKPYDMVDVINYIVDSGSFMEYQPYFAKNLITGFARVNGRAIGVVGNQPNVMAGCLDMNAGDKASRFVRTCDAFNIPLLTFVDVPGFLPGTNQEYGGIIRHGAKILYAYSEATVPKITLITRKAYGGAYVAMCSKSLGADMVYAWPTAEVAVMGSDGAVNIIFKNDIDKAEDKEAMRQQILEEYAAEFATPYKAAERGFVDDVIEPHTTRQRVIDALAMLDGKREKRPAKKHGNIPL; encoded by the coding sequence ATGTCTTTTGACAAGAGAGAATATCTGCTCAAAAAAAAGGAAAAGATCGCGCTGGGGGGTGGACAGCAAAGGATCGACAAGCAACACGCCCAGGGCAAGATGACCGCCAGGGAACGGCTTGTGTATCTGTTTGATCCCAACACCTTTGTTGAGCAGGATGCCTTTATTAAGAACCGCTGCACGAGGTTCGGCATGGATAAACTCGATCTGGACGGTGAATCGGTGGTAACCGGTTACGGCAAGATCGATGGCCGGCTGGCCTACGCCTTTTCCCAGGACTTTACCATCACCGGCGGCGCTTTGGGTGAGATGCACGCCCGCAAGATCGTCAAGGCCATGGATGCAGCGGTCAAGGTTGGTGCGCCGATTATCGGCCTCAACGATTCCGGCGGGGCCCGTATTCAGGAGGCGGTGGACGCCCTCTCCGGATACGGCGACATCTTCTACCGCAACGCCATTTACTCAGGTGTCGTGCCGCAGATCTCCGCGGTCATGGGACCCTGCGCCGGCGGGGCGGTCTACTCACCGGCGCTGACCGACTTCATCTTCATGGTCAACAAGACCTCGCAGATGTTCATCACCGGCCCGCAGGTTATCAAGACCGTCACCGGCGAGCAGGTCACTGCCGAGGACCTTGGCGGGGCCATGACCCACAACAGTGTCAGTGGCAACGTCCACTTCATTGCCGAGACCGATCAGGATTGTCTCGACGGCATTCGGCGGCTGGTTGGCTACCTGCCCTCGAATAATATGGAAACCCCTCCGGAGGCAGGTGGGGTCCGAAATGTCAACCGCTTCTTTCATGAACTCAATGAAATTATCCCGGACAATCCCAACAAGCCTTACGATATGGTTGATGTCATAAACTATATCGTCGATTCGGGCAGTTTTATGGAGTATCAGCCCTACTTTGCCAAGAACCTGATCACCGGTTTTGCCCGGGTCAATGGCCGGGCCATCGGCGTGGTCGGCAATCAGCCCAATGTCATGGCCGGATGTCTCGATATGAATGCCGGCGACAAGGCCTCCCGTTTCGTTCGGACCTGCGACGCCTTTAATATCCCTCTGCTTACCTTTGTCGATGTGCCCGGATTTCTTCCCGGCACCAACCAGGAATATGGCGGCATTATTCGCCACGGGGCAAAGATCCTCTACGCCTACAGCGAGGCCACCGTTCCCAAGATAACTCTCATCACCAGAAAGGCCTACGGCGGTGCCTACGTGGCCATGTGCTCGAAATCCCTAGGGGCGGACATGGTTTACGCCTGGCCGACCGCCGAGGTTGCGGTCATGGGTTCCGACGGCGCCGTCAATATCATCTTCAAAAACGATATCGACAAGGCGGAGGATAAAGAGGCCATGCGCCAGCAGATCCTCGAAGAATACGCCGCCGAGTTTGCCACCCCCTACAAGGCGGCGGAACGTGGTTTTGTCGACGATGTTATCGAACCGCACACCACCAGGCAGAGGGTAATTGACGCCCTGGCCATGCTGGATGGCAAACGGGAAAAACGCCCCGCCAAAAAACACGGCAACATCCCTCTTTAA